In the Microplitis mediator isolate UGA2020A chromosome 5, iyMicMedi2.1, whole genome shotgun sequence genome, ACTACTTGGTTGGGTGACCGCTTAGCTACGCGTCGGGTTCGAACGAAGGTCTCTGACCATTAGTCGCGGGATGAAGATCCGGTGATCGGTAAAGtgggaattttatcgaccactggagcttcacccaaaacgaaactgtactggctaggttttctctgtggtgtTCCTACGCCATTACACCTCCATTGCACTGGGGAGGTTGTAGGGCATcaccgtaatgatgcagtGCAGTCATAAGCACAATtcgggccacagccgcaaAAATTAAGTAGTAGAGTCAAAGTAACAAGAAAGTTTGCGCGCCTTCTTTcggaaaaattgaaagtttaaGTAAGGATCGATAAGGAAAGTAAAagccctgtttagaaaatctcatagaatccgatagattctcataaattctcataaagattttataagaatgaatgagttctatgagaagtgctatagttaagtatagggacTTACACacacagctataagaatctatcagATTTCTTAAGCAGAGAGGGACTTAGTTTGTAAAataggcaaaaaaaaaaaaaaacaataagagAAGCGAGAAAAGTAGGTAACGAGGGAGAATTTGAATGTAGAGTCTTGTAAAACACAATAGTGATACAAGTAAAAATCAAACTATGAAATTATGCTATGATGTcatcactgtaaaaaatttttgagtctGCGGTGTAGTGGAATGatttggtgttaaaattttcaacactttCGGTGTGAAAGTTACACAATGTACAGTGTCAAATTTTGAACCGTATGAATTAGCACTTTCACACCACTAATggtgtaaatatataagttcTTTATTTGAAACTCTTGATTACTTCGACACGAAATattgaacttttattttaaaaactatgtcaataataataatgatatgcTAGTGCTGTAGCCGATTTATTattcgataatttttaactacagATTATACcaccgaaaaatatttgaggTAATTACACCAAGCGGTGTAAAAGAAAACATTAATACGGTGTTAAAAGTATACCGCTTGATATTTCACACCAAGAAAATTTCACACCGCCAATTCACACCAAGCAGACTGTGTAAAGTCCTCGGGGACTATTTTcacactgaaaattttttacagtgtagtaaaGCCAGATCATGTTGGCAACCTacagaaatttaattgaacGCATGCAAAAATCACTATGGCCAtcatagtaaaattaatttcgattatatcacaaattacttttataagcatcataaatttttctatgatcatagtaatttttccaatatgtttatttaaatttccgtCAGATGGCCACCCTAGTCGGGCtctactatgacaccataatatttcaaacaagaataatttctccgtgtacatGAGAAAAATACACTTCTTTATCTGAGAactgatatatttaaatttatattcaaactaacatttgattttttttttaaatgaaaaatttgtttttccatTCTTGGAAAAAATTGActcacttttaaaaaataatttttttaacatttttaataaagccCTACACGTATGATGATTCAcgtgtaaatttaaataagaaaaagaattCACATGCACTGTAATTTTAGAGTATAAGCAGCAAAAATgaacgaattaaaaaaaaataagattatttgaaatttcaaattaattcaaattgagaaattattaagtaaagaaataaaatctacctctactaattaaaattttttcattaaaagaaTAATGAACCATTGAATCAactatttatcaaataatttttttctttctttatatACTCATGTCATTAACCAGTAgcaatttttcattgaaaattgaatatcaataaaaattataaaacaattattcatTGATTATTGTATCTTATACAAGTATATAAGATAAATAGCTCTATAAATGACTTATTATCGCatggacaataaaaaaaacaatattaataacccataatagttatttttaaggCTGTTTAAAGCCTcagtattgataattttaatttcatactttaaaataaaattactttaaaaatcaAACACACGCTTGACTATCAATCAATTTAtcattcatttcaatcttattatcaatgaaatatttttctttttattatcatttactaTCTACAAAATTAACAACCACTCGATCGATGAGTTTTGCTCTGATAATTGATACGTGATTTATTGAcagacataaataaattagggCTATCAGGGTCAGCATATTATCTTACCATGTCACTattgtttgaacaaaaaagtatattttttatcattaattggaaaatttcCAAGATACGAAACCATTCAGCATTTGATGAAAACGTATACGCATATCATTGACAAACAAATCAGTagcaaataatattattaaatatttttagcatGCATATGCGTTATCATTTCTAAACGATCATCTGCAGAGCGGCGCACGTGCATTAGATGTTGGATCTGGTTCTGGATATTTGACAGCGTGTATGGCTCATATGGTTGGACCAGAAGGCCATGTTATCGGTGTCGAACATATACCCGAACTGATTGAAATATCGACGAGAAATGTTCTCAATGATTGTCCGGAGTATATTAAAGAAGGCCGTGTAAAATTCGTAGGTAAAGTTCGTTGTATTTTTTTGCCTGATGGTTgcctttgataaaaaattgtgtGATTTTTTCCGAGTTCCGATTTTCTgttgaatattaataacagGTCATTGTAAATCAAACTAGAGGCGGATGGTCGAGAAGGATATAAACCTGCAGGACCTTATAATGCTATTCATGTCGGAGCTGCTGCTGATACTGTACCTgaacaagtaaatatatttcactttatatattatgaaaaaaacattataagtgcattttcttaaaatgaatctGTGAAATGTTTTGCAAGTTAATCAATATTTACTGCGAatcagtcccaagtatatTACTGATTGAATTAGTGATATCGCGTCCCTAATGCCAAAAAGGCATATGCTGTATATATAGATCTACCGTAAAGCTAAAAaggcatataaattttttttttgctcaatcgcttagaaatgatttgaaatgaatattttgataataaaaaaaattaaaaccaaaaaGGCCTATTATACATAAGCCTTTTTGCTTTTAGGCACAATGATCATTAATGCCAAAAaggcatataaaaaaaaagtatattaccGTAAAGTTAAACccgtaaattcaaatttaaatatactaagggaaaaaattaaagtaaaaaaaaatttcggaatttttCAGTGAGTTTTGAGTAGCTGTATTTATGTGGATAATGGTCGTAtcgtgaatttaaaaaaaaaaaaaaaaaaaaaaaaaaaacattttgaagCTCGACGATtctaattttcagatttttcggGGAAAACTTTTTAGGAGACACTTATCGCTTTAGAGTCACGAAATtgatcaaaaaacaaaattttaaaaattaatgccaAAATGGCCTATAACAGCAAGCATATGCCTTTTTGgcattaatttcatttttcattttttagttaatgCTAAAAAGgcgcataaataaaaaatcattaaaatattaagttcattcattttttgttaataaatatttaattgaaccaATTCGTTgattttgttgattttttatgtatacgcctttttggcattagctaaaaaattaaaaataaaattaatgccaAAAAGGCATATGCTTGCTGTTATAGGCCATTTtggcattaatatttttatttttgttttttgatcaattttgTCACTCTGAAGCGATaggtgaattaaaaaaaaatcatatgccTTTTTGGTATTAGGGATGCGATTTGTTTAaggggtaacggtaaccgattttcaattcaatttaatttacggacaaacactagaaacctaaaatagagagtctatggcgttttttaaaaccttaacagagggctagaaatttcgtattttcaaaaattctaattcgtctccgagaaaaattgttttaaaatccTCATTTACTCgacgagtgcaacaaagatagtcccgtttatttttctgagtatgagaaagaggtccggtaGCGTATCCCCTTAAGAGAAGAACTTggacaaagtttccatttactttttcatgtaaagtaagaaaagtttattatgattttaatcaTAGTTTTATTGCGTATTAATAAAGTTAACGTACTATAGTAATTAttgtatgcatatatattttttttatagttaatcgAACAATTAGCGCCTGGTGGACGTTTGATCGTGCCTGTAGTGGCAGTTGAagggtttcaaaaatttcaagatcttCTACAAGTGGATAAGAATCATGATGGATCAATAACACAAACAAAACTAATGCACGTTTCTTACGTGCCTTTAACCGACCCTACCagtcaattacaaaattaacattgtatatatatgtatatattttttcgtaaaatatgaatttttttttatattatattataatttattgaaaaactaGCGAATAACAATTATTGCACTGTTGAAGTAGATAATAGAgaaattctattttatttaattaaaaagtattaaataggaatgtaacaaatattattataaataatagatagaatcaataaaacaatatattttatttaacaaaatgacagtttgataatttataattacaatagacttattttttttttctataaataatgGAGTCGTTTGGTGGTAGATTTCAGTTAATAGACTTAAaactatttcttattattatttttttttactttttacataAGCGCATAAGTGAAAACTTCTTTTGTGGATTTTCATGATCAGAAAAGAAGTAATACCTTGAAAATAACGAACAGTAAGAAGATGTGCTCAAAATTCGTTGCCAAAGTAATGAGAGACCAGTGAGTTATCAAAGGGATCAGTCAACAGATAGCCAATTATTTTCACCCAATAGGCTACATGTTTCCgttaaaatattgtttgaggAAAAAAAGCAACGgaagtacacggagaaaaaaatattgttctgagaagtatactgtatagttacagtaacaatacgaaaaagttatataaatcattttgattaaataaaataatttatttattaagcgtCTGCTAGCAACAATTATACCCGATACACAAAATAGACGCGAAAATAGATGCTTAAATAGGTTAGGTGGTGCCGTGTGAAGTGGCGACTACGGAAAGTCATATAGGGCTCACAGCTATCTAATACATAGTTACTGGAACGATAcggtattgttaccataagtatacatattgttgtggtaacgatctacgagttgctatactttagatcgttcgaggagctatatttttttctccgtgtagggTTTTTCgttgattgaaaaaatttttaaactaattgaccgattttgctcatcttcgaacttaaggTAGTTCACTCACGACCTATAGTGTGTGCTATTGCTTACTCTGTCACTCGCTAGTGCTTCCTCTTTTACTTCATATCGCTTACTCGCTTTTTCTCATTTGAAATTGTGAGACAGATttccttaaatatttataacttttttactaaTCGGTactatgataatttaaaaatttttttaaatttgaaaattttttttatgtaatctATTAGCTTTTGAAGAGATTCTTAAgcagaataatttgaaatatacgTGAAAAAATGACTATTTTTTAGGTTAGCCCGAGCTactaggggagggtggggcagagcggcccctctaagccaattattattttttgtggctttcaaccataagatcactttacttttgttctatttcgaacaaatttatggacatttttccaaaattctgaaaatttttttttttttttgtggagcagagcggccccccttcaaaaagtgataaaaaaaattttttttttcgtttttttttttttttaaattgttttcatcattaagaatgtatttctttttcttgacaactatttttggttttatattactcgaaaaaaattttttaaagcgtaaaaaatcgttcactctcgattaccttaattactaattgctatttaataaaaaaaaaatcaattctataattttactttatttcaaaaatttatcaactaaaaaaaaaaatttaatttttataaatttttagtgaccaaatttgcctcttacataaagaaacggccgaaaaatatgaaaaaataattttttcggaagtttcggctggtctattttgccccaggtgttatgcgtagggctagaaatgtggagttataataatttttttttaatttgacgataaaaatatgaaaaaatcactttttcaaaattttgggcttgtccattttgccccaaatgtcatgcgtaggggtaaaaatgcgcaaacatatcggatttatagtaattagtcgaaaaaaaaaaattttttttttggtcaaaatttcaggggggccgctctgccccaccctcccctacatacTAATTGTATGCACTTTGATTATCAATATCTCGCTTTACAAACGGtcaaaaattctgatttttttaaagtacatGCAAGACATCTACCttcatattatatttcaaTTACGTGCAATTCTTATGAAAAGTCGGTTTGCGAGTGAACTACCTTAACCAAGATAATCAATTATAGAATTAGCGtgccaagtttcattaagatccgttcAGAGTTGTAGGCGCTATCGTCGCAACAAGGCCCGTTATATTACATGCAAACATAAGCTTTTgaaccaatggtattttttggcgaaattctttgaaaattcaaccATGAAGACAAATGCAATAGATAGATTTCTATGTAATCTACTAAAAATCAGGTCCAAAAAGTTCAAATTAGCTTCAACTTCTCGATGAGATATTTATGGAACTGTCAATGAGGCTCATgtggttaaattaaaataataatatgagaCCAAACATGAGGCCAGGGAAGTTGAAACGAGTTTCGACTTGGGATAATCATTGGTATATCAGTCAATTGATTGATAActaatgaatataaaattcattgcGTTATGTTGCTAAGGAAAAGGTCAAAGTGCTTActtgtataataaattatctccataaaaaataaaaaatgaacagATTACATCGTTTATTAGAGTGGACTAGTTTCGAATACAgttgtatattattattgaaatgatttaaacaCTAGTGTACGTTTTGTAGAATAAAACAGTTTAATAGTTAGtgcttaattaaattattgtttttttaaaaaatatgcacgttcTAAAGTGTACTGACAATCCATAAGCTTTTGTAgtatacaaaaaaacaaaagttatCTAAAGTATGGCATTAGAACCAGGAAAGTCACGTCAATTTCTGGCAGCGATCAT is a window encoding:
- the LOC130667927 gene encoding protein-L-isoaspartate O-methyltransferase-like isoform X1 encodes the protein MTWHCNGTTNQEMIDKLKEAKILTSDTAEAAMIAIDRGKYCHEPDPYLDRPRRIGYNVTISAPHMHAYALSFLNDHLQSGARALDVGSGSGYLTACMAHMVGPEGHVIGVEHIPELIEISTRNVLNDCPEYIKEGRVKFVEADGREGYKPAGPYNAIHVGAAADTVPEQLIEQLAPGGRLIVPVVAVEGFQKFQDLLQVDKNHDGSITQTKLMHVSYVPLTDPTSQLQN
- the LOC130667927 gene encoding protein-L-isoaspartate O-methyltransferase-like isoform X2; amino-acid sequence: MTWHCNGTTNQEMIDKLKEAKILTSDTAEAAMIAIDRGKYCHEPDPYLDRPRRIGYNVTISAPHMSGARALDVGSGSGYLTACMAHMVGPEGHVIGVEHIPELIEISTRNVLNDCPEYIKEGRVKFVEADGREGYKPAGPYNAIHVGAAADTVPEQLIEQLAPGGRLIVPVVAVEGFQKFQDLLQVDKNHDGSITQTKLMHVSYVPLTDPTSQLQN